The DNA sequence CTTCAGAtacctttttttttatttcacaaCACTTGTTCTCAGAGTCCAAACCAAGAAACTAGCCTATGCAACTCCAGCAGGGCAAACTTACATTTAGGTCTTTGACGATCGGATGATCAGGATTAACCTCCAATATTCTTCTCCCTCTCATAAACTCAAGGGTTGAAGTGTCTCCCAATGTTTGTGCTCTCATCAACCTATTTCATACACAAAGGGAAACAAAGATCTTCAGCACATAGTCTTGCAATTTCTAAAATTAAATGAACTGACAAAGAATAGAAAAAGAAGATAGAAATCATAACCCACAGACCTTTCCATGTTGGCAGACCAACCGAACTTTCCAGATACAAGCACACACGGTGATGAGCTTAAACGCTTCGAAACTTGTACCTTCGCCACCTTATCACCCAATTGTTGCTTTATCCAATCACATAAAAGATTGTACTCTTGCTTGGTTTCCCTTTCTTTCACCTCATCGTCATCATCTGAATCAATGACGGGGATTAAAATATGTTAACACTCTGGAAAGAGGTCAAACTTCAATGACCATTTCATTTCTATTTCTCCAATAACCCTTCTGTTGTTTATTTGCGTGTTTACAGAGTGGGAaatacaaattaaaagaaaaggcagaaaatatagaaaagaaaGAATTTCTATACTGAATTCCCAGTCAATGTGAGAAAAATTGAGCTTACCAAGCTCTAGGTCCTCTTTGCTTATGTCAACGAACTTCTTTTCCTTGTATGTTTGTAGATTCTGGATAGCCACCTCATCTATTGGTTCGACAAGGTACAACACCTATATCACACTCACAGCAACACAAGCAAATGTCAGAAGAGTGTACAAAGAGAGGGTATTCTAGTGAGAACTTAAGCCAGATAAGGTGATTCTACGACACAGCTTCCCCCTTAAATGCATGTTTTTGTCTTCCATTGGACATCCTACTACGACATGTCATGCAGATTAAGATAAGAGTTGAAATTATGTGTTGTTTTAGTACCATATAGGGAGAATGTACTGGCCACAGGTTCTTTTTTGCTCTATCTAGAAATAGATTGACAAGTTCAAAAGCAGGACTCGTGCAACTTCTTGTGATATACACATATACACCTCCGTTTTTGTTCCATTTTTGGGGGGATGAAGTACATACCTCAATACCTTTCTGAACCAACTTCTCCAAGAAAGGAGCAGTTCTGGCACTCTGTAAGCTATCAGTAGCCAAATAGTAAATAGCCTTCTGGTTTTCGCCCATGTTCTCAACATAGTCATCTAAGCTTATCAACTCCTCTTCGCTCTTGGAAGAGAAAAATCTCAGTAATGGGGTTATTCGTTTGTGATTACCAGTGTCTTCAATACATCCCAATTTTACAAATTTACCAAAGTTCTCCCAGAATTTCTTGTAATCCTGTAACAAAATAGCAGCGCTCTTACAGAAttcaaagaaaattattttttgataaGGAACCAAAGGAAACTACAAAGGTAAAGAAAGCTTTGATGACATTTTACCTCCTTGTTCTCACTTTCAGAGAGATCCTGAATCATGTCGAATGCTTTTCTCACTAGTCTCTTTCTCATTATCCGAACCTGGGATGAAATAACATAAACGTGTCTTAATCTAAGAAAAGAAAATCTTCCTTTTCAATCAAACTGCAAAGGGCAGCTTGAGTAATTGACCATATTGCAAACTGCGCAACAAGAATACAATTGAGATATAAAATGTAATTCATTGATGCACGAAAGTTTGTTCTTACAATTCGGCTCTCTTGCAGAATTTCTCGTGAAACGTTAAGAGGAAGGTCATCTGAGTCCACCACTCCTTTAACAAAGCTCAGGTACCTCGGAAACTGAAAAATGCACAGAAATTAGCATCAACTGATAAAAGCCACTAGATTGCACCCTAATTGGCAACCAAAGGCACTCAAAAGTCAATTTAGAACAGCACAATCTCTTCTTCAACCACTAAACACACATCATTCTTTTATTCTGCAGTACACTTGTTGAACGTGATTCGAAAACCTCACTTCTCTTCACGTGCATATTAATGTCAAATAGGTAGCTCAAAGAATGAGAGACTATGAGTTCGTTTAGTCGATTGTTCGTCCCTGATGACCGTCTTACAAATGGGCCTCAGTACGACCGCTACTGCAGATATATACTTTGCAGGGGATAGAAAAGCAGAACTTAGAAACCACAACACAGCCGTCCAAACACCAGACAGAAGGGGTTCATGTGACAACCTCCTTCACACGAAGCAACATGTTCTCAGGCAGTTGGTGCAGAAGTACAAAACAAACAGGATCGTTGCCTAATTGCCCTTGTATGTGCCTAAAATTTTGTTCTGATTTGAACCCACAAAGTACAAAAACTAGTGACTCATAAAACTAGTAACTCATTTGATAAAGCAACAATGTCTAATAGAAAACAGGAAAGACAACAAAACTAAAAGACCAACTAATCATTATTATCAGGAAAATGAAAAAACTGCTTATTGTTGATTATTTGGCTTGTTCCATTAGTTTGACATTTTACCAGTTATTATAATCAAATTTAAGTTCTTGATATGGCCTGGTGAAGCAAACCAATGAATAACACACAAGTTGAAGTGACATCAGAAGCTTATTCTAAAGAGTTCCACACAAATAATATAGCAGGACCATTTGACCATCCAGAGCAATGCCGATAATGGAGGgtcatataaagaaacacaacTACCATGTATGAGAAACTACATAATGAAACAGGAAATACATATTAATTCTCATGACATCTCCTTTACAATTTGCAAATAGAGCTAAACGTAGAACTCACCAACTCTCCATCAAAATCATCAGAAATAAAGACACGCTTCACATGCAAGCGTATGTTCTTAGTCTTGGGATTTATGACATCTTCATTGTTAAGAGGAGCCATTCCAGGTATATACAGGACACTTCTAAACTCCACCTCACCCTGCACAAATTGACAAATTGTAATATCAAAATTAAAATACCAGTTTTAAAACCCGACAAAATGACAAGTCATCAATCCAATATGAGAAGTGAATACCTCTGTAGTGAAGTGAGTGTAGGTAAGTGGATCCAAGAACTCATTAAAAGTTTTCTTGTAGAATTCCTGGTACTGTTCTTTCTCGACTTCTTTTGGATTCCGCATCTACAATTTATTATTATGAGGAAAAAAGGATTTTCCTAGTTAGAATAACCATTAAAACATATATCACGCATCAAAATAGGAATACAACATCAAGAACACACAGGCTTCTCATTGTAGCCAATAACTCACCCATATAGGTTTTGTCTCATTTGTCAACTCCCAATCCCAGTACTTCTCAGTTTTGGTCttctttgtctttttcttttcttcctgtcattataaaagaaaaaggaaacaagAACCCCATTGCCATCAATAAACTGAGAGGTATAGACACACACTGAAGATAATACACTGTAAGCAAATAAGTCTGAAACCATCACCTCTGTTTTTTCTTCTCCTTCCTTTGGttcttcctcttcctctacctGTCGAAATTTACCATTGAAAATTAGGACCATAAGGATAGGTGAATAGAAACTAGCATTGGATAACGAGTTGAAACCCCCTCACATCCCCTAAtattaataacaataataatattaataacaacaagaacaacaacaacaacaaagttATCACATGAAAATGCAAATCAGACATACTCATCTTAATCATAACACAAGCAGTACCACAACCTCTAACTTTTTTTATAAGAAGTATATTGTATAAAAGATGCAAGTGTATCAATTTTCTAAGCACCAACTGGCCCCCGCTATCTGCCCCTGGCAATGGTTTTTCGAACGTGAAAACTTTTAAAGGTCTCAAAATTAGAAATTTATCTGATCCCCCTTCACATCATCAAAATAAGTGCTGAGGTAGCTTTGCTAATAAGAGTAGTAGTATGGATGACCTTTTTTAAGGTTATAGAAAGAGGGCATTAAATATCTAAAGCTCTGGAAAATATATTCATGAACAGGAAAGTACCCATTAGCTGAAACCACAAACAATTTCTCAAACACCAAGAAAATAGATGAGATAAGGTTAAAACAGCTTTAGAACatacaagaaacttacctcaattGTTCTTGATTTCTCCTGCCATGTGTAAATTGGAAAAGAAATAAACTGTGAATAATTCTTCACCAAATCCTGGATCTTCTTGGGCTCCGAGTACTCATATTTGTCATCGTCCTACAAAAGATGATAGCCTATCAGAATGCATCCACAATAGGAAACAAAACTGTTCTCAATGCTCTCTACTGATCCTTCTTAATACAGGGAAGAAAATATATCACAATGCTATGATGGTCTTACAATTCTCAACCCATTATCATGCAGAGAAGACATCAGATGACATGGTCAGTGATGAATATTATGAATTTATCTTTAATTTGTTATAATGGTCTATAGTTGAATAAAATTAGGAGATGAATCTAAATAAAATATCGACACTAGCACATGCCAAACCCGGGGGGTTCAGGAGCAAAGACACCAAGAGAAAGGCGCAGAAGTACTGCAGTACCctcaaataaagtgtaatttgtGTTCCTCGAGATAGAAGGTTTTCAGGATTAGTTTCCTCTCTGATGACATATGAGCTACTGTCAGCCACCGACTCCCAAACATACTGTTTATCTGACCTTGGGCTCTTTGTGGATACTACGACCTGATTGTACAAAAAGATCAAAAGATAACAAAATCAGTGGAAATGCAGAGgctattttttgaaaaaaacatATAGAATGAACAGCTACCTTTTGAGCAACCAGAAATGCAGAATAGAAACCAACACCAAACTGACCAATCAATCCATTGTCAGCTCCAAGATCTTTGTTTTCCTACAAAAGGAGAACGGCATAATTCTTAGAGACAATGACTTCAAATCACAAATTAACAACCAACGTCAGAGACCTTGTGAAGTTACTCCACTACATGAAGATACCCTATAGTACCTTAAGTGCCTTTAAGAATTTTGAGGTACCACTTTGGGCAATAGTCCCGAGACAGTCTATGAGCTCCTCCTTAGTCATTCCAATACCAGTATCTCTGCATTATCAATTAATTAGTCCTTTTTCAAAGGAAAACATTAATGCAGCTAAATAATAAGCCACATACGTTATGGTAATAGTCCCATTGTCTGGATCAGGCTTGATGCGAATCTCTAGCTCACCAGAATCCCCAAGTAAAGAAGGCTCCGTCAAACTCAGAAACCTCAACTTATCGAGAGCATCACTAGCAttactgtccaaaagaagaagcCAAAGTCAGCAATAGCACATAAAAGGACAAgaggaaaattttaaaaacaattaCAAAGCATCCTAAAGACTTGCTAGTgcattggaaaaaaaaaaaagaaccctATGAATAAAAAAAGAAACAATCTTTTGGTAATGGCGAGAGTCAGATAACAACAGCAAGTAAGAAAATAAGACACTTAATCTATGACAAATAGATGGCTTTTGACACAAACATGCATCATGATGTCAATGCCGACTACAAGCAGTAACTTTTAATGCATAACGTTACACGATCAACAATTGTTGATTTTATCAAGAAAACAATGAAGTAGTATTCAAACGTTTCGCCACTTGGGAAAAGAAAAGGAGAGAGATGTCCTCACCTCACAAGCTCTCGCAAGAAAACCTCCTTGTGACTATAAAGACTGTGAACAATCAAGTCTAATAGGCGACTGACCTGCAAAAAACAATATTCTAAGTTTTAACATCTGAATAAAAGAGTTAGAGAAACAATTATGGACAAAGGACTTTAAGCTAAATTATATTGGGAATTCATGAACTCCTAAAATTAACTAAAGAttaaatctttaatatgttggAAACCACAACATTTCATAGATTGATTTCCTTATTGCTAAAAAGGACCATCTAAATTCTAACTGCCAATTCCTCTTCATTCAACTATACTACAATAACAAACTGGCTGGAAATGACATTATGCATGCATCCATTCAATGTTTTGAAAATTCATGATATTAGAaaacaacaactactactactactactatgtCTCGGTCCCAAACAATCCCGAACAAAATTGGGGTCGGCTAAATCATCACGGACCACGTTACTCCATTCAAACTTATCTCATGCCAATATTATGCGAATACAAAATTCATAACATTATAACTAGCCAAAATTCATGTATAATCCAAACCCACCCAATacaactaaaaactgaaaaatacaaACTAAAACTTAAACTTTACTCAAGAAAATAAAAACCCCACCTCAGCCTGATACTCACGAGTCTCTCCAGGACTTTCAGAAGCTTCTTTTTCAGCTACAGCAGAAGCCTCACATCTAACCACTACTCTACTGTCCCTCTTTTCTTGTAATTTCCACTTCAACCCAGATTGTAAAAATCCattctttatgttatttttagGCAAAAAAGCATTTTTAAGACAGACCCTATTGATATTACCACTCCCCAATACAATAGAAGGGGAATAAGGCACTGACGCCATAGAAGCAGAGGTCAAACTCCTGCTAACTACCGGGGCCATTAGCTAAACCTATTTGGTGTTTCTATTGAGTTTTTCAGTGTGTgttttgtgtgtttgtgtgtgtgtggatAAAGGGTGTGAAGATGGGGCAAGAATTCTTGAGGGTTTGTGTAAAAACCCTGTAAGTGTGAAGAAGGGGGTTTAAGGGGAAAAAAGAGGAATGTTCTAGAACTGGAAATATAATTGGGGGTTTAGTTTGGAAGTTTGTGTGTGGGGAATTATAAGGTGAGGATGCTGCCATGTCAGCAATTACAATATCCTGTTatgttaattttaattatttgtatcgaaaaaataattaaaattattgtTACTGCTTTGTGCtatgatttattttattttattttttaattatttttcgtGAGCCGAGTATATGTCAAAAACAACCATTCTACCTTTTAGgtggggtaagatctgcgtacacattactctTATACTGTATTATTGTTGTACTGAAAATAATACTTTTTGTATAATTCAATGCTCGTGTTAGGAGTTAGACATTGCATATTAAAATTTATGTGAACTAATTATGACTAATGATTTTCATGAAATATTTATTGCATAATTTAACATTGTATAATGATAGAAACGATTTATTCACTAGTTTAAAGGAAAAAGTTATGGGGTCCTAAAATGAGCTTTTTGACAAACATAAGGGACCAATACGTATTAAAATGATTTAGATTACAGTAATGTGAAACATGAGGATCCATTCCATGGTTTCGGTAGGGGCGGATCTACGTGCAAGGGACAGGATGGTACGCCACCCGTAAGTTTTGGTCGAAATTATGCAATAGTATGTATACATGCATGTATATATAGAAGGAATGTATACAAATACTTTAAGTGGCACCCTTAGTAACAAAAACGCTCAAGGTGCCACTCGCAAGGTATTGCCACTTTCACCCAAATGGCGGGGGGTTTGAATCTAGCCTAGCTCACTTGTTTAAAAGCTTTTGTTTGGTGCATTTAAGACAATTAAAGGAGGatcctttgttttttttttctatttactTAATTGCTCTTTTTTGTTTATTAATAGGTCATATTGACTTTTTCTTTGATCttattagtttatttttattcaaaGAAATCTCCATTGTTGCACTTTCCTAACTCCTCCGTGATTTATCAATAGATAAAGAAAAATTAATTGTTTTCTCCAGGACCACAACTCTGAAAATCTAATTGcagaaaccaaaaaaaaattaaaaaaaagaatccTTGAATAAGTTATTGTTTTAATCAATGATGAAAGTTTATTATTTTGTCAGATTGCTCTAGAGTAGGACAATTGTATATAATATCGAGTGAgttaatttttatgaaaaatatttattgaaaaatgtCAGTAAACTTACTTAATATTTAGAGTGCTTATTAGTACAAGTTTTGCCTTAAGTATCTAAATATAAAGTGATAACGAATTTTTTTCTTGTACAAAATGCATAATTCAGttgaa is a window from the Nicotiana tomentosiformis chromosome 10, ASM39032v3, whole genome shotgun sequence genome containing:
- the LOC104118136 gene encoding heat shock protein 90-5, chloroplastic-like; its protein translation is MAPVVSRSLTSASMASVPYSPSIVLGSGNINRVCLKNAFLPKNNIKNGFLQSGLKWKLQEKRDSRVVVRCEASAVAEKEASESPGETREYQAEVSRLLDLIVHSLYSHKEVFLRELVSNASDALDKLRFLSLTEPSLLGDSGELEIRIKPDPDNGTITITDTGIGMTKEELIDCLGTIAQSGTSKFLKALKENKDLGADNGLIGQFGVGFYSAFLVAQKVVVSTKSPRSDKQYVWESVADSSSYVIREETNPENLLSRGTQITLYLRDDDKYEYSEPKKIQDLVKNYSQFISFPIYTWQEKSRTIEVEEEEEPKEGEEKTEEEKKKTKKTKTEKYWDWELTNETKPIWMRNPKEVEKEQYQEFYKKTFNEFLDPLTYTHFTTEGEVEFRSVLYIPGMAPLNNEDVINPKTKNIRLHVKRVFISDDFDGELFPRYLSFVKGVVDSDDLPLNVSREILQESRIVRIMRKRLVRKAFDMIQDLSESENKEDYKKFWENFGKFVKLGCIEDTGNHKRITPLLRFFSSKSEEELISLDDYVENMGENQKAIYYLATDSLQSARTAPFLEKLVQKGIEVLYLVEPIDEVAIQNLQTYKEKKFVDISKEDLELDDDDEVKERETKQEYNLLCDWIKQQLGDKVAKVQVSKRLSSSPCVLVSGKFGWSANMERLMRAQTLGDTSTLEFMRGRRILEVNPDHPIVKDLNAACKNAPDSSDAKRAVELLYDTALISSGFTPDSPTELGNKIYEMMAMALGGKWGRSEEDETETPADTSTESDAGSAEVSEAQVVEPSEVRTESNDYWE